A region of Lycium barbarum isolate Lr01 chromosome 3, ASM1917538v2, whole genome shotgun sequence DNA encodes the following proteins:
- the LOC132633663 gene encoding threonine dehydratase-like — translation MKNCSSTCLKYWLREYDVAIDSSLQHATKLSKRLGVNLFFKREDMQSVFSFKLRGAYSMMTKLTKEQLDKGVITASAGNHAQGIALGAQRLQCTAKIVMPVTSPEIKK, via the exons ATGAAGAATTGTTCCAGTACTTGCTTGAAATATTGGCTTCGAGAGTACGATGTAGCGATTGATTCCTCATTGCAGCATGCAACAAAGCTTTCAAAGAGACTTGGGGTTAACCTTTTTTTCAAAAGAGAGGATATGCAGTCC GTGTTTTCATTCAAGCTTAGAGGAGCTTACAGCATGATGACCAAACTCACAAAGGAACAATTAGACAAAGGAGTTATTACAGCATCAGCTGGAAATCACGCACAAGGAATTGCATTAGGTGCTCAGAGACTTCAATGTACTGCTAAAATTGTCATGCCTGTTACCAGCCCAGAGATCAAG AAATGA